A stretch of DNA from Candidatus Bipolaricaulota bacterium:
CATCTGGATGATATACCGCTTGATGAAGAACGCGAATATCAGCGCCGGGAACGCCATGAACGCCCCGCCGGCGCTCTGAAGGTGGATCGAGCCGGCCGCATCGGCAACCGTGTGGTAGGTGACCGCTGCCAGGGTGGGATTGGACTGGGTCATGATGGTGGCGATCACCGTCTCGTTCCACGCCCCGATGAACGTGTAGATCGCCGCCGCGGCCAGGCCCGGGGCAGCGAGCGGGAGGGTGATGTGCAAGAACGCGCCAACCCGGCTCATCCCGAGGACCATCGCCTGTTCCTCCATCTCCACCGAGATCCCCATGAATATGCTCGCTGTGATCCAGATGGTGAGTCCGATGTTCCCCACCCCGTAGTTCAAGGCAAGGGCGATCGGGAAGGGGGTGTCGTACATCCCGAACCGCATGAACATCACCGCCATCGGGATCGTCAGGGCAACTGCGGGATACATCCGCACGAACAACACGCTCAGCTTGAGGGCGTTCCGCCCCCGGAACCGGAACCGGGCGAACGCGTACCCGGCCATCCCCCCGATGGAGAGAGCGATCGCGATCGTCACCAGCGCTACCTCCACCGAGCGTACGAT
This window harbors:
- a CDS encoding carbohydrate ABC transporter permease, which encodes MSADNVVAIGVNWRKLAGKTILYLAVAGLACFILVPVYFLFMLSFMPKAEAYTWPLSLYPHHVTLENYRFFLLINPKILPSIVRSVEVALVTIAIALSIGGMAGYAFARFRFRGRNALKLSVLFVRMYPAVALTIPMAVMFMRFGMYDTPFPIALALNYGVGNIGLTIWITASIFMGISVEMEEQAMVLGMSRVGAFLHITLPLAAPGLAAAAIYTFIGAWNETVIATIMTQSNPTLAAVTYHTVADAAGSIHLQSAGGAFMAFPALIFAFFIKRYIIQMWGGVRI